Proteins encoded by one window of Pyxidicoccus trucidator:
- a CDS encoding isochorismatase family protein, whose product MALPAITPYPMPGTADLPRNKVSWTPEPRRSALLIHDMQRYFINAFTAGESPVSELVANIQRLRQHCAALDIPIVYSAQPGGQTPEQRGLLQDFWGPGINAGPEQKQIIDALTPGEGDILLTKWRYSAFRKTELHELMRERGRDQLLICGIYAHIGCLQTASDAFMSDVRPFLVADALGDFSLAHHQLALSYAAQLCAVTLTTQQAIDALGPRPAEAAAPLSRRKIREDVAELLQQSAEELGEEENLLERGLDSIRIMSLVERWRSAGTEVTFVELAERPTLSDWFTLLSQAAPPASQGRALHPS is encoded by the coding sequence ATGGCGCTCCCCGCCATCACTCCCTACCCCATGCCCGGCACGGCCGACCTGCCCAGGAACAAGGTCTCCTGGACGCCCGAGCCCCGGCGCTCCGCGCTGCTGATTCACGACATGCAGCGCTACTTCATCAACGCCTTCACCGCCGGCGAGTCGCCGGTGTCCGAGCTGGTGGCGAACATCCAGCGGCTGCGCCAGCACTGCGCCGCGCTGGACATCCCCATCGTCTACTCGGCGCAGCCCGGCGGACAGACGCCCGAGCAGCGCGGCCTGCTGCAGGACTTCTGGGGACCGGGCATCAACGCCGGCCCGGAGCAGAAGCAGATCATCGACGCGCTGACTCCGGGCGAGGGCGACATCCTCCTCACCAAGTGGCGCTACAGCGCGTTCCGGAAGACCGAGCTGCACGAGCTGATGCGCGAGCGCGGGAGAGACCAGCTCCTCATCTGCGGCATCTACGCCCACATCGGCTGCCTGCAGACGGCCAGCGACGCGTTCATGAGCGACGTGCGGCCGTTCCTCGTGGCGGATGCCCTGGGTGACTTCTCCCTGGCCCACCACCAGCTCGCCCTGAGCTACGCGGCGCAGCTCTGCGCCGTCACGCTCACCACCCAGCAGGCCATCGACGCGCTCGGGCCTCGCCCGGCCGAGGCGGCCGCACCGCTCAGCCGCCGGAAGATTCGCGAGGACGTCGCCGAGCTGTTGCAGCAGTCCGCGGAGGAGCTGGGCGAGGAGGAGAACCTGCTCGAGCGCGGGCTCGACTCCATCCGCATCATGAGCCTGGTCGAGCGCTGGCGGAGCGCCGGCACGGAGGTCACCTTCGTGGAGCTCGCCGAGCGCCCCACGCTCTCGGACTGGTTCACGCTGCTGTCCCAGGCCGCACCGCCCGCGTCCCAGGGCCGCGCCCTCCACCCCTCTTGA
- the mxcG gene encoding myxochelin non-ribosomal peptide synthetase MxcG, with product MRDSQPAGWPLSAAQHGIWVGQQFDLKSPVYNAGECIEIRGAVDVAHFESALRQALGEAEALHSRFVSGASGPVQSVEPRADWPLHFADVSGTPDPWAAAHAWMREDLTRTVDLAQGPLFAEALFKAAPDRFFWYQRVHHIALDGFGFSLVARRVADLYTARVTGRPATGGFGPLRPVLEEDAAYRAGAQVEADRAFWVGRFEKGPTPVSIAEPAPMSSTFVRQMQHLSPAEVERMQVTARQAGLGWPDLVLAATAVWLHRLTEAREVVLGLPVMSRLGSVALKVPCMAMNIVPLHVSVKPEAGLLTMARDVAAEVRAMRPHLRYRYEQLRRDLRRVGGQRKLFGPVVNLMPFDYALRFAGMPAVAHNLSAGPVEDLSIGMYARSDGSGMRVDFDANPACYRPNELRAHQRGFLQLLESLVAEPELPVGSMLPGRGRASPVAEALPNLAACLLDGGPLPAPARPVLELLTERAREQPEAIAVEHGPYRLSYRELLESASVLAKQLVSEGVRPDTAVAVMLPRSLDAIVAAWGVLLAGAGYLPIDPFGPSSRTAAILADAAPDLIVTTAGEGPTPGAGPQAPGNLLVKRRPGSEPGASASTSPAGEARLAYVIYTSGSTGQPNGVQIDRDALAHFVVGATQRYGLRSDDRVLQFAPLHFDASVEELSLTLCVGGRLVLRTDEMLQSVPRLLDACAEHGITVLDLPTAFWHELAYSVSTGSARLPSSLRTVIIGGEAALPERVARWRTTVGPQVRLLNTYGPTEATVVATVATLSGEDAVGGASDEVPIGRPLPGVCAVLLDAQGKPVTAGDEGELYLLGGGLARGYLGRPALTAARFTELAALPGQPRAYRTGDRARLGDDGQLIFVGRVDDEFKLSGHRIDPAEVETVLLGHPRVREAAVVGQVLPGGSRRLCAWLVTDAPEPSVMELRQHVQAALPAPMVPGAFVFRERLPRTSTGKIDRSELRRVSPIEEPAPTSPAATGLEQRVLRVWEQVLGMSGLSAESDFFDLGGQSLQSIQVANRLGVELGREVPVATVFRHPTAAALARALEHGPDVATEAGGLTAAMLADAELPEDLVPPLQTTGALPAWLRQVVLTGATGFVGAHLLDQLLRQTEARVVCLVRASDEAHAMERLREALASQHLSTASLSERVVALPADLTQPWLGLGSARFHGLASECDAVFHNAAVVSVVREYGSLQAVNVRGTRELLRLAAAVRPKPFHYVSTLAVAPQANLLPEVPEEFVPAHPGLRDGYQQSKWVAERLVQQAGARGLPVAVYRLGRVVGAPDSGIVNPQDLVWRILLAGIPVGTLPQLDVGEAWTPVDFVARALVHLSRGASPGTVFNLTPTADVRLGELFRQVQDYGYPVEMLPVGAWRARVAERAGGGDHDTTLAFFDLRSGSAEPAFGLGPVRCERVLQGLAGTGISCPPTDRALLYRYLDYCVAQGLLPPPPGALMNPRNGNTPSNERAPL from the coding sequence ATGCGCGACTCACAGCCCGCGGGCTGGCCACTGTCCGCGGCCCAGCACGGAATCTGGGTGGGCCAGCAGTTCGACCTCAAGAGCCCGGTGTACAACGCCGGCGAGTGCATCGAGATTCGGGGCGCCGTCGACGTGGCGCACTTCGAGTCCGCGCTGCGGCAGGCCCTCGGTGAAGCCGAGGCCCTGCACTCGCGCTTCGTGTCCGGGGCTTCGGGCCCCGTGCAGTCCGTGGAGCCCCGCGCGGACTGGCCCCTGCACTTCGCGGATGTCAGCGGGACGCCCGACCCGTGGGCGGCGGCGCACGCCTGGATGCGCGAGGACCTGACCCGGACCGTGGACCTGGCCCAGGGTCCGCTCTTCGCGGAGGCGCTGTTCAAGGCCGCGCCGGACCGGTTCTTCTGGTACCAGCGGGTGCACCACATCGCGCTGGACGGCTTCGGCTTCTCGCTGGTGGCGCGGAGGGTGGCCGACCTCTACACGGCGCGGGTGACGGGACGCCCCGCGACGGGAGGCTTCGGCCCGCTGCGCCCCGTGCTGGAGGAGGACGCCGCCTACCGGGCAGGCGCCCAGGTGGAGGCGGACCGGGCCTTCTGGGTGGGGCGCTTCGAGAAGGGCCCCACGCCGGTCAGCATCGCGGAGCCCGCGCCCATGTCGTCCACCTTCGTGCGGCAGATGCAGCACCTGTCCCCGGCCGAAGTGGAGCGCATGCAGGTCACCGCGCGCCAGGCGGGGCTGGGCTGGCCGGACCTGGTGCTGGCCGCCACGGCGGTCTGGCTGCACCGGCTGACGGAGGCCCGCGAGGTGGTGCTGGGCCTGCCGGTGATGTCGCGCCTGGGCTCGGTCGCGCTGAAGGTGCCGTGCATGGCGATGAACATCGTCCCGCTGCACGTGTCCGTGAAGCCGGAGGCGGGGCTGCTGACGATGGCTCGCGACGTGGCGGCGGAGGTCCGCGCCATGCGGCCGCACCTGCGCTACCGCTACGAGCAACTGCGCCGCGACCTGAGGCGCGTGGGTGGCCAGCGCAAGCTGTTCGGCCCCGTGGTCAACCTCATGCCGTTCGACTACGCCCTGCGCTTCGCGGGGATGCCGGCCGTCGCGCACAACCTCTCCGCCGGGCCTGTCGAGGACCTGTCGATTGGCATGTACGCCCGGTCCGACGGCAGCGGGATGCGGGTGGACTTCGACGCCAACCCCGCCTGCTACCGCCCCAACGAGCTGCGTGCCCACCAGCGGGGCTTCCTCCAACTCCTGGAGTCCCTGGTCGCCGAGCCCGAGCTGCCCGTGGGCTCGATGCTGCCGGGCCGGGGCCGGGCGTCACCGGTGGCGGAGGCGCTGCCCAATCTGGCCGCGTGCCTTCTCGATGGAGGCCCGCTCCCTGCTCCGGCGCGCCCCGTGCTGGAGCTGCTCACCGAGCGCGCCCGCGAACAGCCCGAGGCCATTGCCGTGGAGCATGGCCCCTATCGGCTGAGCTACCGCGAGCTGCTCGAGTCCGCGAGTGTCCTGGCGAAGCAGCTCGTCTCCGAGGGCGTGCGGCCGGACACCGCCGTGGCCGTCATGCTGCCGCGAAGCCTGGACGCGATTGTGGCGGCCTGGGGAGTGCTCCTCGCGGGCGCGGGCTACCTGCCCATCGACCCCTTCGGTCCTTCGTCCCGGACCGCCGCGATTCTCGCCGATGCGGCGCCCGACCTGATTGTCACCACCGCGGGTGAGGGCCCGACGCCCGGCGCAGGGCCACAGGCACCGGGGAATCTGCTCGTGAAGCGGCGCCCCGGCTCCGAGCCTGGCGCTTCCGCTTCGACCTCGCCCGCCGGGGAGGCACGGCTGGCGTACGTCATCTACACCTCCGGCTCGACGGGCCAGCCCAACGGCGTGCAGATCGACCGGGACGCGCTGGCCCACTTCGTGGTGGGGGCGACGCAACGCTACGGGCTGCGCTCCGACGACCGGGTGCTCCAGTTCGCCCCGCTGCACTTCGACGCCAGCGTCGAGGAGCTCTCCCTCACCCTGTGCGTCGGCGGCAGGCTGGTGCTGCGCACGGATGAGATGCTCCAGTCGGTGCCGAGACTGCTCGACGCCTGCGCCGAGCACGGCATCACCGTGCTCGACCTGCCCACGGCCTTCTGGCACGAGCTGGCCTACAGCGTCTCGACGGGCTCGGCCCGCCTTCCCTCCTCCCTGCGCACGGTCATCATCGGCGGCGAGGCCGCGCTGCCCGAGCGCGTCGCCCGCTGGCGCACCACCGTCGGCCCCCAGGTGCGGCTGCTCAACACCTACGGCCCCACCGAGGCCACCGTGGTGGCCACCGTCGCCACGCTCAGCGGTGAGGACGCAGTCGGCGGCGCCAGCGATGAGGTTCCCATCGGCCGGCCCCTGCCGGGGGTGTGCGCCGTGCTCCTCGACGCGCAAGGGAAGCCTGTCACGGCGGGAGACGAGGGCGAGCTGTACCTGCTCGGCGGAGGCCTGGCCCGTGGCTACCTGGGACGCCCGGCGCTGACCGCGGCGCGCTTCACCGAGCTCGCGGCCCTGCCCGGCCAGCCGCGCGCCTACCGCACGGGTGACCGCGCCCGCCTCGGTGACGATGGGCAGCTGATCTTCGTGGGCCGCGTCGACGACGAGTTCAAGCTCAGCGGGCACCGCATCGACCCGGCCGAGGTGGAGACCGTGCTGCTCGGCCACCCCCGGGTGCGAGAGGCCGCCGTCGTTGGACAGGTGCTGCCCGGAGGCTCGCGGCGGCTGTGTGCCTGGCTCGTCACCGACGCACCCGAGCCCTCCGTCATGGAGCTGCGCCAGCACGTGCAGGCGGCGCTGCCCGCCCCCATGGTGCCCGGCGCCTTCGTGTTCCGGGAGCGGCTGCCCAGGACCAGCACGGGGAAAATCGACCGCTCGGAGCTGCGCCGCGTGTCCCCCATCGAGGAGCCGGCCCCGACTTCACCGGCAGCCACCGGACTGGAGCAGCGGGTGCTGCGAGTCTGGGAGCAGGTCCTGGGGATGAGCGGCCTGTCGGCGGAGTCTGACTTCTTCGACCTCGGCGGCCAGTCGCTCCAGAGCATCCAGGTAGCGAACCGGCTCGGCGTCGAGCTGGGCCGCGAGGTGCCCGTCGCCACGGTGTTCCGCCACCCGACCGCCGCCGCGCTGGCGCGAGCCCTGGAGCACGGGCCGGACGTGGCAACGGAGGCCGGAGGCCTCACCGCCGCGATGCTCGCGGACGCCGAGCTGCCGGAGGACCTCGTTCCACCGTTGCAGACCACTGGCGCGCTGCCGGCCTGGCTGCGACAGGTCGTGTTGACCGGGGCCACGGGCTTCGTCGGGGCCCACCTGCTCGACCAGCTCCTGCGCCAGACGGAGGCCCGGGTGGTCTGCCTGGTGCGCGCTAGCGATGAGGCGCATGCGATGGAGCGGCTGCGCGAGGCCCTGGCCTCACAGCACCTGTCCACGGCCAGCCTCTCCGAGCGCGTGGTGGCGCTGCCGGCCGACCTGACGCAGCCGTGGCTGGGGCTCGGCTCCGCGCGGTTCCACGGGCTGGCCTCCGAGTGCGACGCCGTCTTCCACAACGCCGCCGTCGTCAGCGTCGTGCGCGAGTACGGCAGCCTCCAGGCGGTCAACGTACGGGGCACGCGCGAGCTGCTCCGGCTGGCCGCCGCCGTCCGTCCCAAGCCCTTCCACTACGTCTCCACCCTCGCCGTGGCCCCCCAGGCGAACCTCCTCCCCGAGGTGCCCGAGGAGTTCGTCCCCGCACACCCTGGCCTGCGTGACGGCTACCAGCAGAGCAAGTGGGTGGCGGAGCGCCTCGTCCAGCAGGCGGGAGCGCGCGGGCTGCCCGTGGCGGTCTACCGGCTGGGGCGCGTGGTGGGCGCACCCGACAGCGGCATCGTGAACCCGCAGGACCTGGTCTGGCGCATCCTGCTGGCCGGCATCCCCGTGGGCACGCTGCCCCAACTCGACGTGGGCGAGGCGTGGACGCCGGTGGACTTCGTCGCACGGGCGCTCGTCCACCTGTCGCGGGGGGCCAGCCCCGGCACGGTGTTCAACCTCACGCCCACCGCGGACGTGCGGCTGGGCGAGCTGTTCCGCCAGGTCCAGGACTATGGCTACCCGGTGGAAATGCTCCCCGTGGGTGCGTGGCGCGCACGCGTCGCGGAGCGCGCTGGCGGGGGAGACCACGACACCACGCTGGCGTTCTTCGACCTGCGCTCGGGCTCCGCCGAGCCCGCCTTCGGTCTGGGCCCCGTCCGCTGCGAGCGCGTCCTCCAGGGCCTGGCGGGCACCGGCATCTCCTGCCCTCCGACGGACCGCGCCCTGCTGTACCGCTACCTCGACTACTGCGTCGCGCAGGGGCTCCTGCCACCGCCGCCCGGAGCCCTGATGAACCCACGGAACGGCAACACGCCCTCAAACGAAAGGGCCCCGCTGTGA
- a CDS encoding class II 3-deoxy-7-phosphoheptulonate synthase, which produces MTRDWTPRSWREKPVTCIPDDYPDLHALARTEEQLSRLPPLVFASDTRRLTSSLAQVAEGKSFLLQGGDCAESFKEFTTDNIRDTFRLILQMAVVLTFAGGRPVVKVGRIAGQFAKPRSSGVETQGGLTLPSYRGDIINGMDFDARERTPDPRRLLQAYHQSSATLNLLRAFAQGGYTDLYELQQWTLDFVASNPQGDLYRGLADKIFESLRFMRALCERPEQQPPTPGPVDFFTSHEALLLNYEEALTRAEPGSNEWFDTSAHMLWIGERTRQLGGGHVEFMRGIKNPIGLKCGPTMEPDDLLRLMDVLDPHGIPGRLTLIGRFGADKVADCLPRLMAATHRDGRPVIWSIDPMHGNTHKAGNGYKTRSFDRILAEVLAFLDVAAAEGVHAGGLHLEMTGQHVTECLGGSFPMSEDDLSSRYHTHCDPRLNADQALQLGFMVAESLQSPRAARARAA; this is translated from the coding sequence ATGACCCGAGATTGGACACCTCGTTCGTGGCGGGAGAAGCCCGTCACGTGCATTCCGGATGACTATCCGGACCTTCACGCGCTCGCTCGCACCGAGGAGCAACTGTCGCGCCTGCCTCCGCTGGTCTTCGCGTCGGACACGCGCCGCCTCACCTCCAGCCTGGCCCAGGTCGCCGAAGGCAAGTCCTTCCTGCTGCAAGGCGGTGACTGCGCGGAGAGCTTCAAGGAGTTCACCACCGACAACATCCGCGACACCTTCCGGCTCATCCTCCAGATGGCGGTGGTGCTCACCTTCGCGGGGGGCCGGCCGGTGGTGAAGGTGGGCCGCATCGCGGGCCAGTTCGCCAAGCCGCGCTCCAGCGGGGTGGAGACCCAGGGCGGGCTCACCCTGCCCAGCTACCGGGGCGACATCATCAACGGCATGGACTTCGACGCCCGCGAGCGGACGCCCGACCCCCGGCGGCTGCTCCAGGCCTACCACCAGTCCTCCGCCACGCTGAACCTGCTGCGCGCCTTCGCCCAGGGCGGCTACACGGACCTCTACGAGCTGCAACAGTGGACGCTCGACTTCGTGGCGAGCAACCCCCAGGGCGACCTCTACCGGGGGCTGGCGGACAAGATCTTCGAGTCCCTGCGCTTCATGCGCGCCCTCTGCGAGCGCCCCGAGCAGCAGCCGCCCACCCCGGGGCCGGTGGACTTCTTCACCAGTCACGAGGCCCTGCTCCTCAACTACGAGGAGGCCCTCACCCGCGCCGAGCCCGGCTCGAACGAGTGGTTCGACACGTCCGCGCACATGCTGTGGATTGGCGAGCGCACCCGCCAGCTCGGCGGTGGACACGTGGAGTTCATGCGCGGCATCAAGAACCCCATCGGCCTCAAGTGCGGCCCGACGATGGAGCCGGACGACCTGCTGCGGTTGATGGACGTCCTCGATCCCCACGGCATCCCCGGACGGCTCACGCTCATCGGCCGCTTCGGCGCGGACAAGGTTGCTGACTGCCTGCCCCGCCTGATGGCCGCCACCCACCGCGATGGCCGCCCCGTCATCTGGTCCATCGACCCGATGCACGGCAACACGCACAAGGCCGGCAACGGGTACAAGACGCGCTCCTTCGACCGCATCCTCGCGGAGGTGCTCGCCTTCCTCGATGTCGCCGCGGCCGAGGGTGTCCACGCCGGGGGCCTGCACCTGGAGATGACCGGACAGCACGTCACCGAGTGCCTGGGCGGCTCGTTCCCCATGAGCGAGGACGACCTCTCCAGCCGCTACCACACCCACTGCGACCCACGACTCAACGCCGACCAGGCCCTGCAGCTGGGCTTCATGGTGGCCGAGTCCCTCCAGTCACCCCGCGCCGCCCGTGCCCGGGCCGCGTGA
- the mxcH gene encoding TonB-dependent siderophore myxochelin receptor MxcH, translating into MITIFTINHPANAGTRARVGGSTLLALLTGLLISGPVLASAPQVEGAEKPPASASPAPAIEAPKLLEFVEAAYPAQAERERREATVVLRLTLDAQGAVTEAEVLEPAGPDFDEAARAAALRFRFEPAKRNGVPMPSRIAYSYEFRLPPPVAAPSDKPASASAPVAAPSEPSAASVPERTPEQQEPTTTVETAPTPAPGPDAANVEAIEVTVEGESEAQRLRESAEAVRVIETEQLQREAVDLGQALARTEGIGVRRAGGLGSRSRFSLAGLTDEQIRFFIDGVPLELAGYGPEFANVPVNFVQRMEIYQGVVPVRFGADSLGGAVQIVTTEEVRGSRAAASYEIGSFDTHRLTLSGRHLHEPTGLFVRASGFFDSTPNDYRVDVEVPDDLGRLVPRTLPRFHDAFRAGGGAVEAGFVERPWARRLLLRAFANTTSKEIQHDVTMETPYGDVDSGSSSAGATLRFENAYGSGLTADAVGGYVFRRSHFTDVGTCAYDWFGRCIQTLPQPGEIESRAVERVVHQHTGFARANVGWTLSPDHVFRLAIAPTWVARSGEDRALRARGEVDPLTGDRSIFSLVTGLEYEHDALGGRLENIAFLKDYLQLSRADLLLPSNTFQPADQDIHHLGVGDSLRFRLSQALRAKASYEWASRLPRPDELFGDGILYGENLLLRPERSHNLNLELALSLPDTAAGEFRGSVLGFGRLVDDFIQPVGREGYFTYQNVIEARSLGVSGAAGWTSPGRLLSLDGNATFQDFRNTSTEGPFAEFEGQRLPNRPHLLANGSARLQWTGVASPRDELSLGWHSRYIHSFFRGWERLGQGDSKQTIDAQLLHSLALTYVTRTSRATLSWTVDVQNLTDASSFDFLGVQRPGRTVAAKLVAEL; encoded by the coding sequence ATGATAACCATTTTCACAATCAACCATCCCGCCAACGCGGGGACCCGGGCACGGGTCGGAGGCAGCACCCTCCTCGCGTTGCTGACGGGACTGCTCATCTCGGGCCCTGTCCTCGCGAGCGCGCCCCAGGTGGAAGGCGCGGAGAAGCCGCCGGCTTCCGCCTCGCCAGCGCCCGCCATCGAGGCACCGAAGCTCCTGGAGTTCGTCGAAGCGGCCTACCCCGCTCAGGCGGAGCGCGAGCGCCGCGAGGCCACGGTGGTCCTCAGGCTCACGCTCGACGCCCAGGGCGCCGTCACCGAGGCGGAGGTGCTGGAGCCCGCCGGCCCTGACTTCGACGAGGCGGCCCGCGCCGCCGCGCTCCGCTTCCGCTTCGAGCCCGCGAAGCGCAACGGCGTGCCGATGCCTTCTCGCATCGCCTACAGCTACGAGTTCCGCCTGCCACCACCCGTGGCGGCACCCTCCGACAAGCCCGCCTCGGCTTCCGCGCCGGTGGCAGCCCCCTCCGAGCCCTCCGCGGCCTCCGTGCCGGAGCGCACCCCGGAGCAGCAGGAGCCCACCACCACCGTCGAGACGGCGCCCACGCCCGCCCCCGGCCCTGATGCGGCAAACGTCGAGGCCATCGAAGTCACCGTCGAAGGAGAGTCCGAGGCGCAGCGCCTCCGCGAGTCCGCCGAGGCGGTGCGGGTCATCGAGACGGAGCAGCTCCAGCGTGAGGCCGTGGACCTGGGCCAGGCCCTGGCACGCACGGAAGGCATCGGCGTGCGTCGCGCGGGAGGACTGGGCAGCCGCTCGCGCTTCTCACTGGCGGGGCTCACGGACGAGCAGATCCGCTTCTTCATCGACGGGGTGCCGCTGGAGCTGGCCGGCTACGGCCCGGAATTCGCCAACGTCCCCGTCAACTTCGTCCAGCGGATGGAGATCTACCAGGGCGTCGTCCCGGTGCGCTTCGGCGCGGACTCGCTGGGCGGAGCGGTCCAGATCGTCACCACCGAGGAGGTCCGCGGCTCCCGGGCGGCCGCCTCGTATGAAATCGGCTCCTTCGACACCCACCGACTGACGCTCAGCGGGCGGCACCTGCACGAGCCCACCGGCCTGTTCGTCCGCGCCAGCGGCTTCTTCGACTCCACGCCCAACGACTACCGCGTCGACGTCGAGGTTCCAGACGACCTGGGCCGGCTCGTCCCCAGGACGCTCCCCCGCTTCCACGATGCCTTCCGGGCCGGTGGTGGTGCCGTGGAGGCGGGCTTCGTCGAGCGCCCCTGGGCCCGACGCCTGCTGCTGCGGGCCTTCGCCAACACCACCTCCAAGGAGATCCAGCACGACGTCACCATGGAGACGCCCTATGGCGACGTGGACTCCGGCAGTTCCTCCGCGGGCGCGACGCTTCGCTTCGAGAATGCGTACGGCTCGGGGCTCACCGCCGACGCCGTCGGCGGCTACGTCTTCCGCCGGAGTCACTTCACGGACGTCGGGACGTGCGCCTACGACTGGTTCGGGCGCTGCATCCAGACGCTTCCCCAGCCGGGAGAAATCGAGTCGCGCGCCGTCGAGCGCGTGGTCCACCAGCACACGGGCTTCGCGCGTGCCAACGTCGGCTGGACGCTGTCGCCGGACCACGTGTTCCGCCTCGCCATCGCGCCCACGTGGGTGGCCCGCTCCGGTGAGGACCGGGCCCTCCGGGCGCGCGGTGAGGTGGACCCGCTCACTGGCGACAGGAGCATCTTCTCGCTCGTCACCGGGCTCGAGTACGAGCACGACGCGCTCGGCGGCCGCCTGGAGAACATCGCCTTCCTCAAGGACTACCTCCAGCTCTCACGCGCGGACCTGCTGCTCCCCAGCAACACCTTCCAGCCAGCGGACCAGGACATCCACCACCTCGGCGTGGGCGACAGCCTGCGCTTCCGCCTCTCCCAGGCCCTGCGTGCGAAGGCCTCCTACGAGTGGGCCTCGCGCCTTCCCCGGCCCGACGAGCTCTTCGGCGACGGCATCCTCTATGGAGAGAACCTCCTGCTGAGGCCCGAGCGCAGCCACAACCTCAACCTGGAGCTGGCGCTCTCCCTGCCGGACACGGCGGCCGGCGAGTTCCGGGGCAGCGTGCTGGGCTTCGGGCGACTCGTGGATGACTTCATCCAGCCGGTGGGCCGCGAGGGGTACTTCACGTACCAGAACGTCATCGAGGCCCGCAGCCTCGGAGTCTCCGGTGCCGCGGGGTGGACCTCGCCGGGACGGCTGCTCTCGCTCGACGGCAACGCCACCTTCCAGGACTTCCGCAACACCTCCACCGAGGGCCCCTTCGCGGAGTTCGAGGGCCAGCGCCTTCCCAACCGCCCGCACCTGCTCGCCAACGGCAGCGCCCGGCTCCAGTGGACGGGGGTGGCGAGCCCGCGCGACGAGCTCTCGCTGGGCTGGCACTCCCGCTACATCCACTCCTTCTTCCGCGGCTGGGAGCGGCTGGGACAGGGCGACTCGAAGCAGACCATCGACGCGCAACTGCTCCACTCCCTCGCGCTCACCTACGTCACCCGCACCTCGCGCGCCACGCTGAGCTGGACGGTGGACGTGCAGAACCTCACCGACGCCTCCTCCTTCGACTTCCTGGGCGTGCAGCGCCCCGGACGCACCGTCGCCGCCAAGCTGGTCGCGGAGCTCTGA
- a CDS encoding MotA/TolQ/ExbB proton channel family protein, with protein sequence MPIVDVIKNVFVQWGANWVLWLLFALSLVSLGIIVERWLVFRSKQDVIRELSLSLEQTLATGDFARALEKLEQRTSVGAMVARAGLRLAPQGMTAAEKSMQGALALERSTLENRLAFLGTLGNNAPFIGLFGTVIGVLLAFEELSRSAGAVGGARTSQVASNAVMGSIAEALVATAIGIGVALPAVAAYNYFQRRIAQILSDTEALSNLVLAYLSARERGTLGTGAPAAAAETRPALGGR encoded by the coding sequence ATGCCCATCGTGGATGTCATCAAGAATGTCTTCGTGCAGTGGGGCGCCAACTGGGTGCTGTGGCTCCTGTTCGCCCTCTCGCTGGTGAGCCTCGGCATCATCGTCGAGCGCTGGCTCGTCTTCCGCAGCAAGCAGGACGTCATCCGCGAGCTGTCCCTGTCGCTGGAGCAGACGCTGGCGACCGGTGACTTCGCCCGTGCGCTGGAGAAGCTGGAGCAGCGCACGTCCGTGGGCGCCATGGTCGCGCGCGCGGGGCTGCGCCTCGCCCCCCAGGGGATGACGGCGGCGGAGAAGAGCATGCAGGGCGCGCTGGCCCTGGAGCGCTCGACGCTGGAGAACCGCCTGGCCTTCCTGGGCACGCTGGGGAACAACGCGCCCTTCATCGGGCTGTTCGGGACGGTCATCGGCGTGCTGCTGGCCTTCGAGGAGCTCAGCCGGAGCGCGGGCGCCGTGGGCGGCGCACGCACGAGCCAGGTCGCGTCGAACGCGGTGATGGGCAGCATCGCGGAGGCCCTGGTGGCCACCGCCATCGGCATCGGGGTCGCCCTGCCCGCCGTCGCCGCGTACAACTACTTCCAGCGGCGAATCGCGCAGATCCTCTCGGACACCGAGGCGCTCTCCAACCTCGTGCTGGCCTACCTGTCCGCGCGCGAGCGGGGAACCCTGGGCACCGGAGCCCCGGCCGCCGCGGCAGAGACGCGCCCCGCGCTGGGAGGACGGTAG
- a CDS encoding ExbD/TolR family protein, producing MAGGNQPRGGLIEGINVTPLVDIMLVLLIIFMVTARLVDSPAVPLDLPQASQSEDVQTIFAVSITADGALLLDGAATDAETLKDRAREALAREPELRAVIQADGAVPHRQVIAVLDRLKEAGLTRVAFGTVRPEPVIPNSAAPTGAGREAP from the coding sequence ATGGCCGGTGGAAACCAGCCACGCGGCGGGTTGATCGAAGGCATCAACGTCACGCCGCTCGTCGACATCATGCTGGTGCTGCTCATCATCTTCATGGTCACCGCGAGGCTCGTCGACAGCCCCGCCGTGCCGTTGGATCTGCCCCAGGCCTCCCAGAGCGAGGATGTGCAGACCATCTTCGCCGTCTCCATCACCGCCGACGGCGCGCTCCTGCTGGATGGCGCCGCCACGGACGCGGAGACCTTGAAGGACAGGGCGCGTGAGGCGCTGGCGCGAGAGCCGGAGCTTCGCGCCGTCATCCAGGCGGATGGGGCCGTTCCCCACCGCCAGGTCATCGCGGTGCTCGACCGGCTGAAGGAGGCGGGGCTCACCCGCGTGGCCTTCGGCACGGTCCGCCCCGAGCCCGTCATCCCGAACAGCGCCGCACCCACCGGAGCCGGGCGTGAAGCCCCCTGA